A single region of the Montipora capricornis isolate CH-2021 chromosome 13, ASM3666992v2, whole genome shotgun sequence genome encodes:
- the LOC138030793 gene encoding uncharacterized protein: MPLGEEDDTDTTMEEKRIIELKREKRTRKTAVTKTRHNLERLSAKRGDCELIQGEINALWEVFERSLVIMDELQTRYLHLKQNENKKSVEDEIEALEKEVNTAIEKAERVVKDILEGKQAETNEQSLQQTPPPKSPYSIHSPGSSHSHHSSSCNQRLKPLKVPVFSGEKSKFEDFWEMFLSLVDQSEEPPNMKMARLRQSLSGTAFEAIRGLGVTEPEYNEAKKILQSKFGGERRKLQAYMDQI; this comes from the coding sequence ATGCCGCTTGGAGAAGAAGATGACACAGACACAACCATGGAAGAGAAAAGGATTATCGAGCTCAAACGAGAAAAAAGAACCAGAAAGACGGCAGTGACTAAAACGCGCCATAATTTGGAGAGATTGAGCGCCAAGCGAGGGGATTGCGAGTTGATTCAGGGTGAGATTAATGCCTTGTGGGAGGTTTTCGAAAGGTCCCTCGTTATCATGGATGAACTGCAGACGAGATACCTACACTTGaagcaaaacgaaaacaaaaagtcAGTTGAGGACGAAATCGAGGCGCTGGAAAAGGAGGTAAACACTGCTATTGAAAAGGCTGAGCGTGTGGTCAAAGATATCTTGGAAGGAAAGCAAGCGGAAACAAACGAACAGAGTTTACAGCAAACTCCTCCGCCGAAATCGCCTTATTCAATTCATTCGCCTGGCAGCAGTCATTCGCATCACTCCAGTAGCTGTAATCAGCGACTTAAGCCTTTAAAGGTTCCAGTGTTTAGTGGCGAGAAAAGCAAATTCGAAGATTTCTGGGAGATGTTTTTGAGTCTGGTTGATCAGAGCGAGGAGCCACCAAACATGAAAATGGCAAGACTGAGACAGAGTCTTTCAGGAACTGCGTTCGAGGCAATCAGGGGTCTGGGTGTTACTGAGCCGGAGTACAACGAAGCTAAAAAAATTCTCCAGTCCAAGTTTGGTGGTGAACGAAGGAAGTTACAAGCATACATGGATCAGATTTAA
- the LOC138030794 gene encoding uncharacterized protein, with product MPPLKSTDVKSFERFADLVRIAVVKLQAEGRDGELGEGTFHSLHVKKLADRQVESYSRWLQEHKRDRSVVNLMEWLKEEVRIRVDAVEMAHGIEAEPRGGARDGGNFRNRTLFSDNSGFSKDTPVPTAKPPCLRCGGNHGVWSCKGFQNLGVKERWDVAKEKKLCFRCLASGHEGRFCPKARPCPVGGCKRSHHHLLHGFVQPDAKDERGNGRKVKVNALLDDGSNETFLNEEIAGVLGLKERYQTVKVNVLNNEVETFQSMPLEVTIESLDGEFCKDIKVKTCPKRVTGDYKVDNWRQSKDRWVHLRECDFAEPAQDGYVDLLIGVDNADLHYSRADVRGEEGAPVARLGPLGWTCVGSPEGRQGAGARTHVSRTLFTREPTVSVDSVCCDVDRTLRRFWEVENCGLRGHDTLIVTEEENEALKKLKESIRYTGKGYKVGVPWNEDKPELPENRHTALIRLCNTENKLKKDCALGEEYSEIIHSYVEKGYLRRVEPEESSPPEVWYLPHFPVIRMDKTTTKVRIVFDCSAKTDGVSLNDAICAGPKLQKDLFDVLIRFRRNPVALACDIKEMYLQVEIEESDRPYFRLLWRDLDSSREPDVYEFSRVVFGKNSAPMEAQFVAQENARRHRHRYPLAAETVMKSTYMDDSIDSVETVREGIQLYKELDSLWGIAGMKARKWISNSSEVVEVTPKADRATGLKITEGQEPVVKTLGVSWNSTSDTLNISTAEESTELLPTKRNVLKKVATVFDPLGLVSPFVIRAKILLQETWARGYDWDDVICDEVAGRIGSWYDQLRSLASVQVPRCLREAKEVIAQRVVTFVDASIQAYGTAVYLQSEYSDATTSSRLIASKSKVAPLEPMTVPRLELMGAVLGLRLTQHLIELLGLPMQTVTFYSDSMDVLWWVRGHGRSFRPFVANRVGEIQLVTEPAQWQHVGTAENPADLCTRGATPEELEGNSLWWQGPKWLLSSDKASWPKMDVRGRPATLPETKKRQEGASASALTCRLQEQKTEPRCNTWRLEPTRFSSWTRLVRLQARVWREVYNMRNPTEKITGRELLPEEIEDAEEEIISQTQLTAFPEEYMALSKGREIPKKSLLSKLCPWLDDQSVMRCSGRLQFAESLPYDVRFPIILPRGQWVTRLIVKHFHEMANHGAGTNFVLSQLSGKFWIVAAREEIRAWENECNECKRRKNKLATQIMGPLPQVRLRFTYRAFDQTAVDYAGPFTTIQGRGRQRLKRWLCVFTCLATRAVHLEVAWGLDTDRFLNALTRFTSRRGVPKEMISDNGTNFVGAVNELQELVDQLDKERIQPAKKAIYAVLGNSDITDEELITVVTGAEGLLNSRPLTYQTADIRDDVPLTPNHFLYGQMGGQFAPENVDTTGFNPRKRWRKVQDLISRVWSRWLKEYLPTLNARPKWTEVVKDLKEGDIVLVLDPRLPRGQWPLGRILETYPGQDGHSRVAKVQVGDKTVVRPIHKLVPLFRSELN from the exons ATGCCCCCCTTGAAGAGCACGGATGTTAAGTCGTTTGAGCGATTTGCTGATCTCGTTCGTATAGCGGTTGTTAAGTTGCAAGCAGAAGGGCGTGACGGAGAGTTGGGCGAAGGAACTTTTCATAGTCTGCATGTGAAGAAGTTGGCGGACAGACAGGTTGAAAGTTACAGTCGTTGGTTGCAAGAACATAAAAGGGACAGGTCAGTGGTGAACTTGATGGAATGGTTGAAGGAGGAAGTTAGGATCCGGGTCGACGCTGTGGAAATGGCACATGGAATTGAGGCTGAGCCCAGAGGGGGTGCAAGAGATGGAGGCAATTTTAGAAACAGGACATTGTTCAGTGACAACAGTGGCTTCAGTAAAGACACACCAGTACCTACAGCCAAACCACCATGTTTGCGCTGCGGAGGAAACCACGGGGTGTGGAGTTGCAAAGGCTTTCAAAATCTTGGAGTTAAGGAACGTTGGGATGTCGCAAAGGAAAAGAAGCTTTGCTTTCGTTGTCTAGCAAGTGGTCATGAAGGGAGGTTTTGTCCAAAGGCACGCCCTTGTCCAGTTGGTGGTTGCAAGAGGAGCCATCATCATTTGTTACATGGCTTTGTACAACCTGATGCTAAAGATGAAAGA GGGAATGGTCGCAAGGTGAAGGTGAACGCTCTGTTGGATGATGGTTCGAATGAGACCTTTCTTAATGAGGAGATTGCAGGAGTTCTTGGTCTCAAGGAGAGATACCAGACTGTCAAGGTTAACGTTTTGAACAATGAGGTCGAAACATTTCAATCAATGCCACTTGAAGTTACCATCGAGAGCCTGGATGGAGAGTTTTGTAAGGATATAAAGGTCAAGACTTGCCCTAAAAGAGTAACAGGGGACTACAAGGTGGACAACTGGAGGCAAAGCAAGGACAGGTGGGTTCATCTTCGGGAATGTGACTTCGCAGAACCTGCTCAAGATGGCTATGTGGACTTGTTGATAGGCGTGGACAATGCAGACCTGCATTATTCTAGAGCTGATGTACGTGGTGAGGAAGGAGCTCCAGTTGCTCGCCTTGGGCCTCTTGGATGGACATGTGTTGGATCACCAGAAGGAAGACAGGGAGCAGGGGCAAGGACACATGTTAGTCGCACTTTGTTTACCAGAGAGCCTACTGTCAGCGTTGACAGTGTCTGCTGTGATGTTGATCGTACGTTGAGAAGATTTTGGGAGGTGGAGAACTGTGGCTTAAGGGGCCATGATACTTTGATAGTTACAGAAGAGGAGAATGAGGCTTTAAAGAAACTTAAGGAATCTATTCGTTACACTGGAAAAGGTTACAAAGTGGGTGTTCCATGGAATGAGGACAAACCTGAACTACCTGAAAATCGACACACTGCATTAATTCGGCTGTGTAACACcgaaaacaaattgaagaagGACTGTGCTCTTGGAGAAGAGTACTCGGAGATTATTCACAGTTACGTTGAAAAAGGTTACTTGCGAAGGGTTGAGCCAGAGGAATCATCGCCACCAGAGGTTTGGTATCTGCCCCATTTTCCTGTAATTCGCATGGACAAGACAACTACTAAAGTACGCATCGTGTTTGACTGTTCAGCGAAAACTGATGGAGTTTCGTTGAATGATGCAATTTGTGCAGGTCCTAAATTGCAGAAAGATTTGTTTGATGTGCTTATTAGATTCAGGAGGAACCCTGTCGCGTTAGCTTGTGACATAAAAGAAATGTACTTGCAAGTTGAGATTGAGGAGAGTGATCGTCCATACTTTCGCCTTTTGTGGAGGGACCTTGATTCCAGCCGGGAACCCGATGTCTACGAGTTCAGTCGTGTAGTATTTGGCAAGAACTCTGCACCAATGGAAGCTCAGTTTGTTGCTCAAGAAAATGCCAGAAGACATCGGCATCGGTATCCATTGGCAGCTGAAACTGTAATGAAGTCTACTTACATGGATGACTCGATTGATAGTGTGGAGACTGTGCGTGAAGGTATTCAGTTGTACAAGGAACTGGACAGTCTATGGGGAATTGCTGGCATGAAGGCAAGGAAGTGGATATCAAATTCTTCAGAAGTTGTTGAGGTCACACCAAAGGCAGACAGAGCAACTGGGTTGAAGATTACTGAAGGACAGGAACCTGTTGTTAAGACCCTTGGAGTTTCTTGGAACAGCACAAGTGACACGCTTAACATTTCGACTGCAGAGGAATCCACAGAACTTCTGCCAACAAAACGGAATGTACTGAAAAAGGTTGCTACGGTGTTTGATCCACTCGGTTTAGTCAGTCCTTTTGTCATCAGAGCTAAAATTCTTCTTCAGGAGACTTGGGCGCGAGGTTATGACTGGGATGATGTGATTTGTGATGAGGTTGCTGGTAGAATTGGAAGCTGGTATGATCAGCTCAGGAGCCTGGCTAGTGTGCAGGTGCCAAGGTGTCTTCGCGAAGCGAAGGAAGTAATCGCCCAGAGAGTCGTAACATTTGTGGATGCTTCAATACAAGCTTATGGAACTGCTGTATACTTACAGAGCGAATACAGTGATGCTACTACTTCAAGTCGATTGATTGCTTCAAAATCCAAGGTAGCTCCATTGGAGCCCATGACAGTGCCCAGACTGGAGCTAATGGGAGCGGTGCTAGGCTTAAGGCTGACACAGCATTTGATAGAGTTGCTAGGACTACCAATGCAAACTGTGACATTCTATTCGGACAGCATGGATGTGTTGTGGTGGGTTCGTGGTCATGGGAGAAGCTTTCGGCCGTTCGTAGCAAATCGTGTGGGAGAGATCCAGCTGGTGACTGAGCCAGCACAGTGGCAGCACGTGGGCACAGCTGAAAATCCAGCTGATCTTTGTACAAGAGGGGCCACCCCAGAGGAGCTGGAAGGAAACTCCCTTTGGTGGCAAGGTCCAAAATGGCTGCTATCGAGTGACAAGGCTAGTTGGCCCAAGATGGATGTTAGAGGACGTCCGGCCACACTTCCAGAAACAAAGAAACGCCAGGAGGGAGCTAGTGCCAGTGCCTTAACCTGTCGGTTACAGGAACAGAAAACAGAACCGAGATGTAATACTTGGAGGCTGGAGCCAACTCGTTTTTCAAGTTGGACGCGGTTGGTGCGACTTCAGGCGAGAGTGTGGCGAGAAGTCTACAACATGCGTAACCCGACGGAGAAGATAACAGGGCGAGAACTGTTACCAGAGGAGATTGAGGACGCAGAAGAAGAAATCATTAGCCAAACACAGTTGACAGCCTTTCCCGAAGAGTACATGGCATTGTCAAAAGGAAGAGAAATCCCTAAGAAGAGTCTGCTGAGCAAACTATGTCCATGGTTGGATGATCAAAGTGTAATGCGGTGTAGTGGTCGACTTCAGTTTGCTGAAAGCCTTCCATATGATGTCAGATTTCCTATCATACTACCAAGGGGACAGTGGGTGACAAGGCTCATAGTCAAGCATTTCCACGAGATGGCTAATCATGGCGCTGGAACTAACTTTGTGTTATCGCAGCTCAGTGGAAAGTTCTGGATCGTTGCAGCACGTGAGGAGATAAGAGCGTGGGAGAACGAGTGCAATGAGTGTAAAAGACGCAAGAACAAGCTAGCCACACAGATCATGGGACCGCTGCCACAAGTAAGGTTGCGCTTCACATATCGGGCCTTTGACCAGACAGCAGTGGATTATGCGGGTCCTTTCACCACCATTCAAGGACGTGGACGTCAGCGTTTGAAAAGGTGGTTGTGTGTGTTCACCTGCCTAGCAACTCGGGCTGTGCATCTCGAGGTAGCGTGGGGACTCGACACAGACCGTTTCCTTAATGCGCTTACCAGATTTACAAGTAGGAGAGGAGTTCCCAAGGAAATGATCAGTGATAATGGAACCAACTTCGTCGGTGCAGTCAATGAACTTCAGGAACTTGTAGATCAGCTAGACAAGGAGCGGATTCAGC CTGCCAAGAAAGCGATTTATGCGGTTCTCGGAAACAGTGATATCACGGATGAAGAACTGATCACAGTCGTTACAGGTGCTGAAGGTTTACTAAACTCCAGACCGCTTACCTACCAGACAGCAGATATTAGAGATGATGTGCCATTAACACCCAATCATTTTCTGTATGGACAAATGGGGGGACAGTTTGCGCCGGAGAATGTTGATACTACAGGATTCAATCCAAGAAAGAGGTGGCGAAAGGTACAAGATTTGATTTCTCGCGTGTGGTCTCGATGGTTAAAGGAGTACTTACCTACATTGAATGCTCGTCCCAAGTGGACTGAAGTTGTCAAGGACTTAAAGGAAGGGGACATTGTTTTAGTTCTGGACCCAAGGTTGCCACGAGGGCAATGGCCGTTGGGCCGCATCCTGGAGACATATCCTGGTCAGGACGGACATTCGCGTGTTGCGAAGGTTCAAGTTGGAGACAAAACTGTGGTGAGACCAATCCATAAATTGGTACCACTTTTTCGAAGCGAGCTTAATTGA